One stretch of Streptomyces peucetius DNA includes these proteins:
- a CDS encoding ABC transporter permease translates to MPDSPGIPGSAGLLTPALTMTGRCIRLSRRDIDAVITSMMLPVMLMLVFVYFFGGAISTGTEYIDYVAPGILVLCAAFGSSGTAVRVSEDMKGGIIDRFRSLDVGGTSILAGHVVASTVRNLFSTALVLGIGLLIGFRPSASPAGWLAAGGVLVLFLVALSWLSATVGLLAKTPEAAAGFTFFMMFLPYPSSAFVPIETMPGWLHGFADHQPVTPLIESLRGLLHDQPVGSAPWLALAWCAGILAAAVALSGVLFRVRTG, encoded by the coding sequence ATGCCTGATTCCCCCGGCATCCCCGGTTCCGCCGGCCTGTTGACGCCCGCGCTGACCATGACCGGCCGCTGCATCCGGCTCAGCCGCCGCGACATCGACGCCGTCATCACGTCGATGATGCTGCCGGTCATGCTGATGCTCGTCTTCGTCTACTTCTTCGGCGGAGCGATCAGTACCGGTACGGAGTACATCGACTACGTCGCACCCGGCATCCTCGTCCTGTGCGCGGCCTTCGGCTCGTCCGGCACGGCGGTCCGTGTGAGCGAGGACATGAAGGGCGGCATCATCGACCGCTTCCGCTCCCTCGACGTGGGCGGCACGTCGATCCTGGCCGGGCATGTCGTGGCGAGCACCGTGCGCAACCTCTTCTCCACCGCGCTCGTCCTCGGCATCGGCCTTCTCATCGGCTTCCGCCCCTCGGCCTCCCCCGCCGGCTGGCTCGCCGCCGGAGGCGTCCTGGTGCTGTTCCTGGTGGCGCTCTCCTGGCTCTCCGCGACGGTCGGCCTCCTGGCGAAGACACCGGAAGCGGCGGCGGGTTTCACCTTCTTCATGATGTTCCTGCCCTACCCGAGCAGCGCGTTCGTCCCCATCGAGACCATGCCGGGCTGGCTCCACGGCTTCGCCGACCACCAGCCGGTCACCCCGCTGATCGAGTCGCTCCGCGGACTTCTCCACGACCAGCCGGTGGGCTCGGCGCCATGGCTGGCGCTGGCGTGGTGCGCGGGGATCCTGGCCGCAGCGGTGGCGCTGTCGGGGGTGCTGTTCAGGGTGCGGACCGGCTGA
- a CDS encoding phosphotransferase, protein MTAEPSARVWQQAVRLSAGEALIEGPLKGYHHETYAFPLPHPAGGAGTVRWKCREPREGILRFDRRFFDSEGALLRALAGRVTSVPEIIEVDDIGLQRFIEGSTLARYGRPGSAVAEAHVAQIERLFRELAMVPAASLPTGAPPAGAETAVPPTGAATAVHPADGPDMTAVGVADGDCGAFAEGLIRFTEERVHQAYRPLYGRLFAELGVPESGMARLAERTRSFSRRPFCLLHGDLHRENFIVDGDGRLWTIDWELAMFGDPLYELATHLHLMGYPPEQEADVARRWRDAVEEVRPGSSYGWRADLPWLLEYKRAQSVYTDVIRAALGVARGDGGGPALRRTSRKLRAVLARGRSALGAAEPPQVGRIMGALERFSRSAP, encoded by the coding sequence CGGCGAGGCGCTGATCGAGGGGCCGCTGAAGGGCTACCACCATGAGACCTACGCCTTCCCGCTGCCCCACCCGGCGGGCGGTGCCGGCACGGTCCGGTGGAAGTGCCGGGAGCCGCGGGAGGGCATCCTCCGCTTCGACCGGCGGTTCTTCGACTCCGAGGGGGCGCTGCTGCGGGCGCTGGCGGGACGCGTGACCAGCGTCCCGGAGATCATCGAGGTCGACGACATCGGCCTGCAGCGGTTCATCGAGGGCTCGACCCTCGCCCGGTACGGGCGTCCGGGCAGTGCCGTCGCGGAGGCCCATGTCGCCCAGATCGAGCGGCTGTTCCGCGAACTGGCCATGGTCCCCGCGGCATCCCTCCCGACGGGAGCCCCTCCGGCGGGAGCTGAGACGGCAGTTCCTCCGACGGGAGCTGCGACCGCGGTCCATCCGGCGGACGGGCCGGACATGACGGCCGTCGGTGTCGCCGACGGGGACTGCGGGGCCTTCGCCGAGGGGCTGATCCGGTTCACGGAGGAGCGGGTCCACCAGGCGTACCGGCCCCTCTACGGACGGCTGTTCGCCGAGCTCGGGGTGCCGGAGAGCGGCATGGCACGGCTGGCGGAGCGGACGCGCTCGTTCAGCAGGCGCCCGTTCTGCCTGCTCCACGGGGACCTGCACCGGGAGAACTTCATCGTCGACGGCGACGGCCGGCTGTGGACCATCGACTGGGAGCTGGCCATGTTCGGTGATCCGCTGTACGAACTCGCCACCCATCTGCATCTGATGGGCTACCCGCCGGAGCAGGAGGCGGACGTGGCGCGGCGCTGGCGGGACGCCGTCGAGGAGGTGCGGCCGGGCAGCTCGTACGGATGGCGGGCGGACCTGCCGTGGCTCCTGGAGTACAAGCGTGCCCAGTCCGTGTACACGGACGTCATCCGCGCCGCCCTCGGCGTCGCCCGGGGGGACGGTGGCGGCCCGGCCCTGCGCCGGACCTCCCGCAAGCTGCGGGCGGTCCTCGCCAGGGGACGCTCGGCGCTGGGAGCGGCCGAACCGCCGCAGGTCGGGCGGATCATGGGCGCCCTGGAGCGTTTCAGCCGGTCCGCACCCTGA